From Mycolicibacterium nivoides, a single genomic window includes:
- a CDS encoding alpha/beta fold hydrolase, protein MVIPIDRPKLEGNVAVGDGRQLGFAEFGDPQGRAVFWLHGTPGARRQIPTEARIYAEQNHIRLIGVDRPGIGSSTPHQYHCVLDFGEDLRTIADTLGIDKMAVIGLSGGGPYTLATAAAMPDRVVAAGVLGGVAPMVGPDAISSPLMQLGAVIAPILEVAGAPIRLAASGLIRLIRPVASPALEIYARISPEGDRRMLGRPEFKAMFLDDLLNGSRKQLAAPFYDIVVFERDWGFRLDEVKVPVRWWHGDHDHIVPFAHGQHVVSRLPDAVMTELPYESHLGGLGCAEEIMGTMISTWDKASTD, encoded by the coding sequence ATGGTCATCCCGATCGATCGCCCCAAACTGGAGGGCAATGTCGCCGTGGGCGACGGTCGGCAGCTCGGGTTCGCCGAGTTCGGCGACCCGCAGGGCCGTGCGGTCTTCTGGCTGCACGGCACCCCGGGCGCCCGCAGGCAGATCCCGACCGAGGCCCGGATCTACGCCGAGCAGAACCACATCCGGTTGATCGGGGTGGACCGACCGGGCATCGGTTCGTCCACACCGCACCAGTACCACTGTGTCCTGGATTTCGGTGAGGATCTGCGCACCATCGCCGACACGCTGGGCATCGACAAGATGGCCGTCATCGGCTTGTCCGGTGGTGGCCCCTACACGCTGGCCACCGCGGCCGCCATGCCCGACCGGGTGGTGGCGGCCGGGGTGCTCGGCGGTGTGGCCCCGATGGTCGGGCCCGACGCGATCAGCAGTCCCCTGATGCAACTCGGTGCGGTGATCGCGCCGATCCTGGAGGTGGCCGGTGCGCCGATCCGGTTGGCCGCATCCGGGCTGATCCGGTTGATCCGTCCGGTCGCCTCTCCGGCCCTGGAGATCTACGCACGGATCTCCCCCGAGGGCGACCGGCGCATGCTCGGCCGGCCCGAGTTCAAGGCCATGTTCCTCGACGACCTGCTCAACGGCAGCCGCAAGCAGCTGGCCGCGCCGTTCTACGACATCGTGGTGTTCGAGCGCGACTGGGGCTTCCGGCTCGACGAGGTCAAGGTTCCGGTGCGCTGGTGGCACGGCGACCACGACCACATCGTGCCGTTCGCCCACGGTCAGCATGTGGTCTCCCGGCTGCCCGACGCGGTCATGACCGAGCTGCCCTACGAAAGCCACCTGGGTGGACTGGGCTGCGCCGAGGAGATCATGGGCACCATGATCTCGACGTGGGACAAGGCGAGCACCGACTGA
- a CDS encoding fructose bisphosphate aldolase gives MVNQQQADKMTTGKGFIAALDQSGGSTPKALRLYGVEESAYSSEEEMFDLIHQMRSRIITSPVFNGDRVLAAILFEQTMDRSIEGKPTATYLWEDKGVVPLLKIDKGLADVADGVQVMKPMPGLDDLLARAAKNGIFGTKERSVIGAANADGIAAVVAQQFEVAKQVLSHGLIPIIEPEVTISISDKAEAEDLLRDEITKNLDALPADQKVMLKLTLPTQANHYQSLVEHPKVMRVVALSGGYSRDEANKLLAENTGVIASFSRALTEGLSAQQSDDEFNATLDKSIQSIYDASVTG, from the coding sequence ATGGTGAACCAGCAGCAGGCCGACAAGATGACCACGGGCAAGGGCTTCATCGCCGCGCTCGACCAGAGCGGTGGGTCCACCCCCAAGGCCCTGCGTCTCTACGGGGTCGAGGAGAGCGCCTACTCCTCCGAGGAGGAGATGTTCGACCTGATCCACCAGATGCGCTCGCGCATCATCACCTCCCCGGTGTTCAACGGCGACCGGGTGCTGGCCGCGATCCTGTTCGAGCAGACCATGGACCGCTCCATCGAGGGCAAGCCCACCGCGACCTACCTCTGGGAGGACAAGGGCGTGGTTCCGTTGCTGAAGATCGACAAGGGCCTGGCCGACGTCGCTGACGGCGTGCAGGTGATGAAGCCGATGCCCGGCCTGGACGACCTGCTGGCCCGCGCGGCGAAGAACGGCATCTTCGGCACCAAGGAGCGCTCGGTGATCGGCGCGGCCAACGCCGACGGTATCGCCGCCGTGGTCGCCCAGCAGTTCGAGGTGGCCAAGCAGGTGCTCTCGCACGGTCTGATCCCGATCATCGAGCCCGAGGTCACCATCTCGATCTCCGACAAGGCCGAGGCCGAGGACCTGCTCCGCGACGAGATCACCAAGAACCTCGACGCGCTGCCCGCCGACCAGAAGGTCATGCTCAAGCTGACCCTGCCGACCCAGGCCAACCACTACCAGTCGCTGGTCGAGCATCCGAAGGTGATGCGGGTCGTGGCGCTGTCCGGTGGCTACTCACGCGATGAGGCCAACAAGCTGCTGGCCGAGAACACCGGTGTGATCGCCAGCTTCAGCCGCGCGCTGACCGAGGGTCTGTCGGCCCAGCAGAGCGACGACGAGTTCAACGCCACGCTGGACAAGTCCATCCAGTCCATCTACGACGCGTCCGTCACGGGCTAG
- a CDS encoding ABC transporter permease yields the protein MSVLLSRPGGAPPTDAPIGLVDPRAAVRRVQRKPVVPRAVQRLLGPVLLVGMWQLLSTVGIFDERTVPPPTRVLDAAWTLIADGTFQDHLTASLLRVGYGLVFGIVLGLGLALISGLSRIGENFVDANMEVLRAVPNFALVPLLIVWFGISEVPKILLITLAVAVAIYINTFSAIRSVDAALVEAARSFGAGRTEMIYRVIIPGSLPGFLVGLRLALTASWLSLIFAETINAKKGLGRMMTDAREYFQIDIVFVLIAVYAILGLISILVVRFLEGRLLTWRRAYDGD from the coding sequence ATGTCCGTCCTGCTGTCGAGGCCAGGGGGAGCCCCACCCACCGACGCACCGATCGGGCTCGTCGATCCCCGGGCGGCGGTGCGGCGGGTGCAGCGCAAGCCCGTGGTGCCGCGCGCGGTGCAGCGGCTTCTGGGTCCGGTCCTGTTGGTGGGCATGTGGCAACTGTTGTCCACCGTCGGGATCTTCGACGAGCGCACGGTGCCGCCGCCGACCCGGGTTCTCGATGCGGCCTGGACGCTGATCGCCGACGGGACTTTTCAGGACCATCTGACCGCGAGCCTGTTACGGGTCGGATATGGGCTCGTGTTCGGTATCGTGCTCGGACTCGGGTTGGCCCTGATCTCGGGGCTGTCCCGGATCGGGGAGAACTTCGTCGACGCCAATATGGAAGTGCTGCGCGCGGTTCCGAACTTCGCACTGGTGCCTCTGCTGATCGTGTGGTTCGGCATCAGCGAGGTCCCGAAGATCCTGTTGATCACGCTGGCCGTCGCCGTCGCGATCTACATCAACACCTTCAGCGCGATCCGCAGCGTCGATGCCGCGCTGGTGGAGGCGGCCCGATCCTTCGGAGCAGGCCGGACCGAGATGATCTACCGGGTCATCATCCCCGGATCGCTGCCCGGGTTTCTGGTCGGCCTGCGCCTGGCCCTGACGGCGTCCTGGTTGTCGTTGATCTTCGCGGAGACCATCAACGCCAAGAAGGGTCTCGGCCGGATGATGACCGACGCCCGCGAATACTTCCAGATCGACATCGTCTTCGTGTTGATCGCGGTCTACGCGATTCTCGGGCTGATCTCGATTCTCGTGGTGCGGTTCCTCGAGGGTCGCCTGCTCACCTGGAGGCGGGCCTATGACGGAGACTGA
- a CDS encoding ABC transporter ATP-binding protein, with protein MTETDTLTTTVGTSSVVIARDVRKRFGDNVIIDGLDLEIRAGEFVALLGRSGSGKSTFLRALGALDSDVDGYLRVPERRAIVFQDSRLLPWQRVLANVTIGLPANGVVQQRALAALGEVNLADKAKAWPRTLSGGEAQRVALARALVREPQLLLLDEPFGALDALTRIKMHGLLMDLYRRHTPAVLLVTHDVDEAILLADRVIVLTDGVISLDVDVDVTVPKPRARDTHEFATLRKRLLSELGVSEDKE; from the coding sequence ATGACGGAGACTGACACGCTCACGACCACTGTCGGTACGTCGTCGGTGGTGATCGCCCGCGACGTCCGGAAGAGGTTCGGGGACAACGTCATCATCGACGGCCTCGATCTGGAGATCCGGGCAGGCGAGTTCGTCGCCCTGTTGGGCCGGAGCGGTTCGGGCAAGAGCACTTTCCTGCGGGCTCTGGGTGCGCTCGACAGTGACGTGGACGGTTACCTGCGGGTGCCCGAACGGCGCGCGATCGTTTTCCAGGATTCCCGCCTGCTGCCGTGGCAGCGGGTGCTCGCCAACGTGACGATCGGATTGCCCGCCAACGGTGTCGTACAACAACGGGCGCTGGCGGCGCTGGGCGAGGTCAATCTGGCGGACAAGGCGAAGGCGTGGCCGCGCACGTTGTCCGGTGGCGAAGCGCAGCGCGTCGCCCTGGCCCGGGCCCTGGTACGCGAACCGCAGTTGCTGCTGCTCGACGAACCCTTCGGCGCACTTGATGCCCTCACCAGGATCAAGATGCACGGGCTGCTGATGGACCTGTATCGCAGGCACACCCCGGCGGTTCTGTTGGTGACCCATGACGTCGATGAGGCGATCCTGCTCGCCGATCGCGTGATCGTCCTGACCGACGGTGTCATCTCTCTCGACGTCGACGTCGACGTCACGGTGCCGAAGCCCAGGGCCCGGGACACCCACGAATTCGCCACGCTGCGAAAGCGATTGTTGTCCGAACTCGGTGTATCCGAAGACAAGGAATAG
- a CDS encoding peroxidase family protein: SQIYGTTPAFASALRAPEHGKLRIDDSGLPPPEVEATADLTGTAGNFWVGLALLHSLFMREHNAICDHLARAYPYLTGQQLYDKARLVNSALMAKIHTVDWTPAIIAHPTTVTAMRVNWFGLLGERLGPRFRRSCGLISTSPLLHGIPGSPTTHHGVPYSLTEEFVAVYRMHPLIPDEFTFRSLADDSVTAQHELPELSVLNVRARLAESPMADLLYSFGRAHPGALSLHNFPRHLQHMHRVDGTLMDLATIDLIRCRERGVPRYNEFRELFRLKRVKTFEELTGETALAAELREVYDDDVDLVDLVIGLYAEPKPPGFGFSDTAFRVFILMATRRLESDRFFTSDFREETYTVAGMKWVRDNDMRSVLLRHFPELTPALAGVTNPFAPWNVVVPR, encoded by the coding sequence CCTCCCAGATCTACGGGACCACACCGGCATTCGCCAGCGCCCTGCGCGCGCCCGAGCACGGCAAGCTGCGAATCGACGACTCGGGCCTGCCGCCACCCGAGGTCGAGGCGACCGCGGACCTGACCGGCACCGCGGGAAACTTCTGGGTGGGCCTGGCCCTGCTGCACTCACTGTTCATGCGTGAGCACAACGCCATCTGCGACCACCTGGCCCGGGCGTACCCCTACCTGACCGGCCAACAGCTCTACGACAAGGCACGCCTGGTCAATTCCGCATTGATGGCCAAGATCCACACCGTCGACTGGACGCCGGCGATCATCGCGCACCCGACAACGGTGACGGCCATGCGCGTCAACTGGTTCGGGCTGCTCGGCGAGCGGTTGGGCCCCCGATTCCGACGAAGCTGCGGACTCATCAGCACCAGTCCGCTGCTGCACGGCATCCCCGGCTCGCCCACCACACATCACGGCGTGCCGTACTCGTTGACCGAGGAGTTCGTCGCGGTGTACCGGATGCACCCGCTGATTCCCGACGAGTTCACCTTCCGCTCGCTGGCCGACGACAGTGTCACCGCACAGCACGAGCTACCCGAATTGTCGGTGCTCAATGTGCGTGCCCGGCTGGCCGAAAGCCCCATGGCGGACCTGTTGTACTCCTTCGGTCGCGCCCATCCCGGGGCGTTGTCGCTGCACAACTTCCCGCGGCACCTGCAGCACATGCATCGCGTCGACGGCACGCTGATGGATCTGGCCACCATCGACCTGATCCGATGCCGGGAACGGGGCGTGCCGCGCTACAACGAGTTCCGGGAGCTGTTCCGGCTCAAGCGGGTCAAGACGTTCGAGGAACTGACCGGTGAGACCGCGCTGGCGGCCGAGCTGCGCGAGGTCTACGACGACGACGTCGATCTCGTCGACCTGGTGATCGGACTGTACGCCGAGCCCAAACCACCCGGATTCGGCTTCAGCGACACCGCATTCCGGGTCTTCATCCTGATGGCCACCCGCCGGCTGGAAAGCGACCGCTTCTTCACCAGCGACTTCCGTGAGGAGACCTACACCGTGGCCGGCATGAAGTGGGTCCGGGACAACGACATGCGCTCGGTGTTGTTGCGCCACTTCCCCGAGCTGACGCCGGCCCTGGCCGGTGTGACCAACCCGTTCGCCCCTTGGAACGTCGTAGTCCCCCGCTGA
- a CDS encoding TauD/TfdA dioxygenase family protein — MSSSGLTISPLSGYTGALIDGADLSAPLSPEHVAAIRAALHQWKVVFFRGQDLDHASQIAFGAQFGEVTPGHPYEGDSAPAGFPQIHTVSPAAYDHRYGTKYRKRQSPNGPGWHADVTPLINPPSHSILRAEQVPDYGGDTQFTNVAAVYAGLSPSVQALVGELRAEHRFGSTTSADRSTEKIGDLVRSNPLATIHPVVRVHPDTGEKVLYVNPSFTREIVNLSPRESRHLLDLLFEEIARPEYSVRFKWEPGSVAFWDNRAALHLAPRDFEHVEGDRVLHRITLVGDVPVGPDGVASESISGDYFGAA, encoded by the coding sequence GTGTCTTCGTCCGGACTCACGATCAGTCCGTTGTCGGGATACACCGGGGCATTGATCGACGGGGCCGATCTGTCGGCGCCGCTGTCACCCGAGCACGTCGCCGCGATCCGGGCCGCACTGCACCAGTGGAAGGTGGTGTTCTTCCGCGGACAAGACCTCGACCACGCATCCCAGATCGCGTTCGGTGCCCAGTTCGGCGAGGTGACCCCCGGCCATCCCTACGAGGGCGACTCTGCCCCAGCCGGATTCCCGCAGATCCACACCGTATCCCCGGCCGCCTACGACCACCGCTACGGCACCAAGTACCGCAAGCGGCAAAGCCCGAACGGTCCTGGCTGGCATGCCGATGTCACCCCGCTGATCAACCCACCGTCGCATTCGATACTGCGGGCAGAGCAGGTGCCCGACTACGGCGGTGACACCCAGTTCACCAATGTTGCTGCCGTATATGCGGGTCTGTCGCCATCGGTTCAGGCCCTCGTCGGCGAGCTACGCGCCGAGCATCGCTTCGGCTCGACGACGTCGGCCGACCGCAGCACCGAGAAGATCGGCGATCTGGTGCGCAGCAATCCTCTCGCCACCATCCACCCGGTGGTCCGGGTGCACCCGGACACGGGGGAGAAGGTGCTCTACGTCAACCCGTCCTTCACGCGCGAGATCGTCAATCTCTCGCCCCGGGAGAGCAGGCACCTGCTGGATCTGCTGTTCGAGGAGATCGCGCGGCCCGAGTACTCGGTGCGGTTCAAGTGGGAACCGGGCAGCGTGGCGTTCTGGGACAACCGGGCCGCGCTGCACCTGGCCCCGCGCGACTTCGAGCATGTCGAAGGCGACCGGGTGCTGCACCGCATCACTCTGGTGGGCGACGTTCCGGTGGGTCCCGATGGTGTTGCCTCGGAGTCGATTTCGGGCGACTACTTCGGGGCCGCCTGA
- a CDS encoding TauD/TfdA dioxygenase family protein has product MTQLASALTIRPQSGWIGAEIHGIDLTAPLLEEHVAEIRAALLKWKVVFFRDQFIGHDDHLRLARAFGSPTPAHPLFDSIPDPEYPTIYPIFADRFKARYGSSRGYDKANWHADVTAAVNPPAASILRAEVIPPYGGDTQWANTVAAYQGLSAPLQRLADGLRAVHRFAPPDGTTATEDYERRVNRRPLLTEHPVVRVHPETGERALYVNPGFTSHIVDVSPHESRRLLGLFYDELVRPEYTVRFKWEPGSIAFWDNRSTVHLAPSDLTGEHDRRLYRVTLVGDVPVGPDGRPSRALDGEPFEAA; this is encoded by the coding sequence ATGACTCAATTGGCATCCGCACTGACCATCCGGCCGCAGTCCGGCTGGATCGGCGCCGAGATCCACGGAATCGACCTCACCGCACCGCTACTTGAGGAACACGTGGCCGAAATCCGTGCCGCACTGCTCAAGTGGAAGGTGGTGTTCTTCCGCGACCAGTTCATCGGGCACGACGATCACCTGCGGCTGGCGCGGGCATTCGGCTCACCGACACCGGCGCATCCGCTGTTCGATTCCATCCCCGACCCGGAGTACCCGACGATCTACCCCATCTTCGCCGACCGGTTCAAGGCGCGCTATGGCAGCAGCAGGGGCTACGACAAGGCGAATTGGCATGCCGATGTGACCGCGGCGGTGAATCCGCCTGCCGCGTCGATTCTTCGGGCCGAGGTGATCCCGCCGTACGGGGGCGATACCCAATGGGCGAACACCGTTGCCGCGTATCAGGGATTGTCGGCACCACTGCAGCGATTGGCCGACGGGCTGCGGGCGGTGCACCGGTTCGCGCCCCCGGACGGTACGACGGCCACGGAGGACTATGAGCGTCGGGTTAACCGGCGTCCGCTGCTGACCGAGCACCCCGTGGTGCGGGTGCATCCCGAGACGGGGGAGCGGGCGCTCTACGTCAACCCGGGTTTCACGAGCCATATCGTCGATGTGTCGCCGCACGAGAGTCGCCGCCTGCTGGGTCTGTTCTACGACGAGCTGGTGCGGCCCGAGTACACCGTGCGGTTCAAGTGGGAGCCGGGCAGCATCGCGTTCTGGGACAACCGCTCGACCGTCCACCTGGCACCGTCGGATCTGACCGGCGAGCACGACCGCCGGTTGTATCGCGTGACGCTCGTGGGGGATGTGCCGGTGGGGCCGGATGGCCGGCCATCGCGGGCGTTGGACGGCGAGCCGTTCGAGGCAGCTTGA
- a CDS encoding PhnD/SsuA/transferrin family substrate-binding protein: MSFGGRARRGSAVLLLIPLLLSACGLSDDEAGGAIDTVKIAAKTEVPAGTKLVIAEQNGTQSLPWNLANAGQGTPYEVDFADFSGGAAVIEALRSGAADVGSIGEAPVPIAVDSGVTDLVTIGLQANPGTSGGYYLVARPDSGVKTIEDLRGKRVAYPPGSGRHMVTAGLLKRHGLDLRTDVQPVELAGAEVVPTFAAGAVEAAIVLGNQYYQLGEPPILGDGKGINTGIQTLIVRRDVLDDPAKAAAIGDYVGRAVAANNWKDTHADQWIDEYYVKVQGITFDQGKKLYEEDGIASYYPIDADSTALFQTVADGLHETGTIKGRVEVKPYVDGRYNDIVNAQNELDSVTPKSLKS, translated from the coding sequence ATGTCATTTGGTGGTCGGGCGCGGCGGGGTTCGGCTGTGCTGTTGCTGATCCCGTTGTTGCTCAGCGCGTGCGGGTTGTCCGACGACGAGGCCGGCGGTGCCATCGACACGGTGAAGATCGCCGCGAAGACCGAGGTTCCGGCCGGCACCAAGCTGGTCATCGCCGAGCAGAACGGGACGCAGTCACTGCCGTGGAACCTGGCCAATGCCGGCCAGGGGACACCCTACGAGGTCGACTTCGCCGATTTCAGCGGCGGTGCGGCGGTGATCGAGGCGTTGCGCTCGGGTGCGGCCGACGTCGGATCGATCGGCGAGGCGCCGGTTCCGATCGCGGTGGACAGTGGCGTCACCGATCTGGTGACCATCGGGCTGCAGGCGAACCCCGGCACCAGCGGTGGTTACTACCTGGTGGCACGCCCCGACAGCGGAGTGAAGACGATCGAGGATCTTCGCGGCAAGCGGGTGGCCTACCCGCCGGGGTCGGGTCGTCACATGGTCACCGCCGGGCTGCTCAAGCGCCATGGCCTGGACCTGAGAACCGATGTCCAGCCCGTGGAACTGGCTGGGGCAGAAGTGGTTCCGACATTTGCCGCCGGTGCCGTGGAAGCCGCCATCGTGCTGGGCAACCAGTACTACCAATTGGGCGAGCCACCGATCCTCGGTGATGGCAAGGGCATCAACACCGGCATTCAGACGCTGATCGTGCGCCGCGATGTGCTCGACGACCCCGCCAAGGCGGCGGCGATCGGCGATTACGTCGGCCGGGCCGTCGCGGCCAACAACTGGAAAGACACACATGCCGACCAGTGGATCGACGAGTACTACGTCAAGGTGCAGGGCATCACGTTCGACCAGGGCAAGAAGTTGTACGAGGAGGACGGGATCGCCTCGTACTACCCGATCGATGCCGATTCCACCGCGTTGTTCCAGACCGTCGCCGACGGCCTGCACGAGACCGGGACCATCAAGGGCCGGGTCGAGGTCAAGCCGTACGTGGACGGCCGCTACAACGACATCGTCAACGCGCAGAACGAACTCGACAGTGTCACACCGAAATCGCTGAAATCGTAG
- a CDS encoding amidase: MDSSSAFELAHTDGVGQAALAAAGEISAVELLDAAITRVEATRSLNAVITDLFDRGRAQAAALDASGVLRNGRAGPLTGVPFLLKDLGAALAGTREAMGSRALRDHVSTESAWTVDRYLDAGLVVFGKTNTPEWGNHCTTEPLLFGPTVNPWSAAVTPGGSSGGSAAAVAAGVVPAASGGDGTGSIRVPASCCGVVGLKPRRGRSSFAPDGGHGLEGLVNSHALTRTVRDSAALLDIIAGSAPGDPYSAAVPAFSFLDAAARTPSAQRILIATSSPFPTGRIDPEVVSAVEAAGRVLESLGHHLTPGAPTIDADAVADAVAVLHTVSNAQLHDLARAHLGRAPREDEFEPSTWVMIREGFTTTGLAYADAISDIHAQTRRFAAGMAGHDVLLVPTLLTGPPPYGLLNQPRGTTRAFFDVEFATTGWTALANVTGWAAISLPLGQTRDGLPIGVQLMAPDETILLSLAGQLEQAAPWATRTPARWVGATAAK, from the coding sequence ATGGATTCGTCGTCCGCCTTCGAACTAGCCCACACCGACGGGGTCGGGCAGGCGGCGCTGGCGGCCGCCGGTGAGATCAGTGCCGTCGAGCTACTCGACGCCGCGATCACCCGGGTCGAGGCGACGCGCAGTCTCAACGCGGTGATCACCGACCTGTTCGACAGAGGCCGCGCACAAGCCGCCGCACTCGATGCGTCCGGTGTGCTGCGCAACGGGCGGGCGGGGCCTCTGACCGGGGTGCCGTTCCTGCTCAAGGATCTCGGCGCAGCGCTGGCCGGTACCCGCGAAGCGATGGGGTCACGCGCGTTGCGCGACCATGTCTCAACGGAATCCGCCTGGACCGTGGATCGGTACCTGGATGCCGGCCTGGTCGTGTTCGGTAAGACCAACACCCCGGAATGGGGCAACCACTGCACCACCGAGCCGTTACTGTTCGGCCCCACGGTGAACCCGTGGTCCGCCGCCGTCACCCCGGGTGGATCCAGCGGCGGATCGGCGGCAGCGGTGGCCGCGGGAGTGGTGCCCGCGGCCTCGGGCGGGGACGGCACGGGCTCCATTCGGGTACCGGCCTCATGCTGTGGCGTCGTCGGCCTCAAACCACGCCGAGGACGATCCTCCTTCGCCCCTGACGGCGGCCACGGACTCGAAGGCCTGGTGAACAGCCACGCGCTGACCCGCACGGTGCGCGACAGCGCGGCCCTGCTGGACATCATCGCCGGCTCCGCACCCGGCGATCCCTACAGCGCCGCCGTCCCGGCGTTCTCCTTCCTCGACGCAGCCGCACGAACACCGTCGGCGCAGCGCATCCTGATCGCCACCTCGTCGCCGTTTCCCACCGGCCGGATCGACCCCGAGGTGGTGTCGGCCGTCGAAGCGGCCGGCCGTGTGCTGGAAAGCCTCGGACACCACCTCACCCCCGGGGCTCCCACGATCGATGCGGACGCCGTCGCCGACGCCGTCGCGGTGCTGCACACCGTGAGCAACGCACAGCTTCACGATCTGGCCCGGGCACATCTGGGCCGGGCGCCCCGCGAGGACGAGTTCGAGCCCAGCACCTGGGTGATGATCCGCGAGGGCTTCACCACGACGGGTCTGGCCTATGCCGACGCCATCTCGGACATCCATGCCCAGACACGCCGCTTCGCCGCGGGCATGGCAGGTCACGACGTGCTCCTGGTGCCGACTCTGCTGACCGGTCCGCCGCCGTACGGGCTGCTGAATCAGCCCCGGGGCACCACCCGGGCCTTCTTCGACGTCGAGTTCGCCACCACCGGATGGACGGCACTGGCCAACGTGACCGGTTGGGCTGCGATTTCCCTGCCTTTGGGCCAGACCCGCGACGGCCTGCCGATCGGTGTACAGCTGATGGCCCCCGACGAAACGATCCTGCTCAGCCTGGCCGGTCAGCTCGAGCAGGCTGCGCCGTGGGCCACCCGGACGCCGGCTCGATGGGTGGGCGCTACCGCCGCGAAGTAG
- the yaaA gene encoding peroxide stress protein YaaA encodes MIVLLPPSETKRTGGDGPPVRLDNLSSPKLTPLRESLIGELVELAADPPACRNALGISAGQDAEIERNAALRDAPTMPAIERYTGVLYDALDVGSLRGTAATRARGRLAVGSALFGLLRADDHVPAYRLSASSKLPGQPSLAKRWRPLLEPVLADLSARELIVDLRSGSYAGLGRIPGAVRVQVLAERADGHRTVVSHFNKAHKGHLARALAGSRAEPNDAAAVAAVARRSGMNVERDGDELTVVVPA; translated from the coding sequence GTGATCGTGCTGCTGCCACCGTCGGAGACCAAACGCACCGGCGGGGATGGCCCCCCGGTGCGTTTGGACAATCTGAGCTCGCCGAAACTCACTCCGCTGCGCGAGTCGCTGATCGGCGAACTCGTCGAACTCGCCGCCGATCCGCCGGCATGCCGCAACGCCCTGGGCATCTCCGCCGGCCAGGACGCTGAAATCGAGCGCAACGCCGCCCTGCGGGATGCACCCACGATGCCGGCGATCGAGCGATACACCGGGGTGCTCTACGACGCCCTCGACGTCGGATCGCTACGCGGAACGGCCGCCACGAGGGCCCGCGGCCGGTTGGCCGTCGGATCGGCGCTGTTCGGCCTCCTGCGCGCCGATGATCACGTGCCTGCCTACCGGCTGTCCGCATCCTCGAAGTTGCCCGGACAACCGAGCCTGGCCAAGCGTTGGCGCCCGCTTCTGGAGCCGGTACTGGCCGACCTCTCCGCCCGCGAGCTGATCGTGGACCTTCGCTCCGGCTCCTACGCGGGGTTGGGCCGCATCCCCGGCGCCGTCCGCGTGCAGGTTCTGGCCGAACGCGCCGACGGTCACCGCACCGTGGTCAGCCACTTCAACAAGGCCCACAAGGGTCATCTGGCGCGGGCGCTGGCCGGCTCCCGGGCCGAACCGAACGATGCCGCCGCCGTAGCGGCGGTTGCCCGCCGCTCCGGCATGAACGTGGAACGCGACGGCGACGAACTGACCGTGGTGGTGCCGGCCTGA